One part of the Sarcophilus harrisii chromosome 5, mSarHar1.11, whole genome shotgun sequence genome encodes these proteins:
- the LOC116419675 gene encoding uncharacterized protein LOC116419675 isoform X1 has protein sequence MAGNHPGSFHKRLQPTSQLHFQGQEKDPAFLRPEMPSVNSRTWRQDPGVAQNAGQSQGEANLTNWYINPRKKQKQAPQHPHPEAIMPSNHPGSFHKRPQPTSQLHFQGQEKDPAFMRPEMPSINSSRTGRQDPGVAQNAGQSQGVPRSSNNKTALRKRPVYPSAAEIHEMTYEQVVSSILQFLGNDPHYVASVDPKQQKPSKSSKGTQNRKLQETMTQVPKKRTKNETHEWDLDDN, from the exons ATGGCCGGCAATCATCCAGGCAGCTTTCACAAGAGGCTTCAGCCCACCAGCCAGCTCCATTTTCAGGGCCAAGAAAAGGACCCAGCATTTCTGAGACCTGAGATGCCATCAGTCAACTCAAGAACTTGGAGACAGGACCCCGGAGTGGCACAAAATGCCGGTCAATCACAAG GTGAAGCCAATTTGACAAATTGGTACATTAAtcctaggaaaaaacaaaaacaagcccCCCAGCATCCACACCCAGAGGCCATCATGCCCAGCAATCATCCAGGCAGCTTTCACAAGAGGCCTCAGCCGACCAGCCAGCTCCATTTTCAGGGCCAAGAAAAGGACCCAGCATTTATGAGACCTGAGATGCCATCAATCAACTCCTCAAGAACTGGGAGACAAGACCCCGGAGTAGCACAAAATGCCGGTCAATCACAAG GTGTTCCGAGAAGCTCAAATAACAAGACTGCTCTTAGAAAGCGCCCAGTTTATCCCTCTGCGGCTGAGATCCACGAAATGACATATGAACAAGTTGTAAGCTCCATCCTCCAGTTTCTTGGGAACGATCCACATTACGTGGCATCTGTGGACCCCAAACAACAAAAACCGTCAAAATCATCCAAGGGGACACAGAATCGCAAG cTCCAAGAGACAATGACTCAGGTTCCCAAGAAGAGGACAAAAAACGAAACACA TGAATGGGATCTGGATGACAACTAG
- the LOC116419675 gene encoding uncharacterized protein LOC116419675 isoform X2 codes for MAGNHPGSFHKRLQPTSQLHFQGQEKDPAFLRPEMPSVNSRTWRQDPGVAQNAGQSQGVPRSSNNKTALRKRPVYPSAAEIHEMTYEQVVSSILQFLGNDPHYVASVDPKQQKPSKSSKGTQNRKLQETMTQVPKKRTKNETHEWDLDDN; via the exons ATGGCCGGCAATCATCCAGGCAGCTTTCACAAGAGGCTTCAGCCCACCAGCCAGCTCCATTTTCAGGGCCAAGAAAAGGACCCAGCATTTCTGAGACCTGAGATGCCATCAGTCAACTCAAGAACTTGGAGACAGGACCCCGGAGTGGCACAAAATGCCGGTCAATCACAAG GTGTTCCGAGAAGCTCAAATAACAAGACTGCTCTTAGAAAGCGCCCAGTTTATCCCTCTGCGGCTGAGATCCACGAAATGACATATGAACAAGTTGTAAGCTCCATCCTCCAGTTTCTTGGGAACGATCCACATTACGTGGCATCTGTGGACCCCAAACAACAAAAACCGTCAAAATCATCCAAGGGGACACAGAATCGCAAG cTCCAAGAGACAATGACTCAGGTTCCCAAGAAGAGGACAAAAAACGAAACACA TGAATGGGATCTGGATGACAACTAG
- the LOC100915881 gene encoding zinc finger protein 260-like: MSSSLAWPIRGEMVKGQSRSRASSHQGPVAFKDVAVVFTWEEWRHLHPEQQDLYREVMLETYEILASLGLSGCKPTVISRLERGEAPWRPGRGSPRSLCADFCKQKERYATEELTPEESISVKELSKQNLAKNEIWDSRFGEVWKYPVRLERQIESKKRQSRQLTITGEKTDHFFNDYNPLEQSSSVESSFNSLPVICTGRSFQKCATYGKNFKPFSDLIQLNRNSSGKKVNKYDRHSDSSSCHPDPIHCQRKHKNTKLFECSDCGKILGNSSSLRKHQLIHTGNKPFECNECGRAFTQKGNLTKHQRIHTGEKPFECDECGKAFIQRGSLIEHKRIHTGEKPFTCSECGKSFNRKTNLMGHKRIHTGEKPYGCDDCVKTFSNRSALRTHQKSHTSKKIFECNECGMFFNQRGNFTMHQRIHSKEKFFECGECKKTFSQRERLIEHKRIHSGEKLYKCNDCGKVFSKCMSLKRHQLIHTGKKPFECSECGIAFNQRGNLIKHQRTHTGEKAFDCNECGKAFSQRVTLIEHMRIHTGEKPFTCNECGKSFNWRTVLTEHKKIHTGEKPYECNECGKTFKSTSTLRSHQLIHTGEKPFGCHICGKAFSQKGNLTVHQRIHTGEKPFECNECGKGFDRGAALIDHKRSHTGEKPYGCDDCGKAFATDSSLKSHQIIHAGKKLFHCPQCGVTFRHRVNLAIHQKTHAREKPSASTECGKSHNQKGIFTEHPKIHSDEK; the protein is encoded by the exons GACTCTCAGGTTGCAAACCCACTGTGATCTCCCGACTGGAGAGGGGAGAAGCACCTTGGAGGCCAGGAAGAGGAAGCCCCCGAAGCCTCTGTGCGG attTCTGTAAACAGAAGGAGAGGTATGCAACTGAAGAGCTGACTCCAGAAGAGAGCATTTCTGTAAAAGAATTATCCAAGCAAAATCTTGCAAAGAATGAAATCTGGGACTCCAGATTTGGAGAAGTCTGGAAATATCCTGTTAGATTAGAGAGACAGATTGAGAGCAAGAAAAGACAATCCAGGCAGCTAACCATAACAGGTGAAAAAactgatcatttttttaatgactacAATCCATTGGAGCAAAGCTCCAGTGTGGAATCATCCTTTAATTCATTGCCAGTGATTTGTACAGGAAGAAGTTTTCAGAAATGTGCTACATATGGGAAGAATTTCAAACCATTTTCTGACTTAATTCAGTTGAATAGAAACTCCTCAGGGAAGAAGGTTAACAAGTATGATAGGCACAGCGATTCCTCTAGTTGTCATCCAGATCCCATTCACTGtcaaagaaagcacaaaaatacaaagttatttgAATGTAGTGACTGTGGGAAAATCCTTGGGAATAGCTCATCCTTAAGGAAACATCAGCTAATTCATACTGGAAATAAACCCTTTGAATGCAATGAGTGTGGGAGAGCATTTACTCAGAAGGGAAACCTCACTAAACATCAacgaattcatactggagagaagcccttTGAATGTGacgaatgtgggaaagctttcatTCAGAGGGGAAGCCTTATTGaacataagagaattcatactggtgaGAAGCCTTTTACatgtagtgaatgtgggaaaAGCTTCAATCGGAAGACAAACCTTATGGGACATAAGAGAATTCATACGGGAGAAAAGCCATATGGCTGTGATGATTGTGTGAAAACCTTTAGCAATCGTTCAGCCCTCAGGACACATCAGAAAAGTCATACTTCAAAGAAAATCTTTGAGTGCAACGAATGTGGGATGTTCTTTAACCAAAGAGGGAACTTTACCATGCATCAGAGGATTCATTCCAAAGAGAAATTTTTCGAATGTGGCGAATGTAAGAAAACCTTCAGCCAGAGGGAAAGACTTATTGAGCACAAAAGAATTCATAGCGGAGAGAAACTTTACAAATGTAATGATTGTGGGAAAGTCTTCAGCAAATGCATGTCCCTCAAAAGGCATCAACTAATTCATACTGGAAAGAAACCATTTGAATGCAGTGAATGTGGGATAGCTTTCAATCAGCGAGGCAACCTCATTAAGCATCAGAGAACCCATACGGGAGAAAAAGCCTTTGattgtaatgaatgtgggaaagcctttagcCAGAGAGTAACCCTTATTGAACACATGAGAATTCATACCGGAGAGAAACCTTTCActtgtaatgaatgtgggaaaagcTTCAATTGGAGGACAGTTCTCACTGAGCATAAGAAGATtcatactggggagaaaccttatgaatgtaacgaATGTGGGAAAACCTTCAAGAGTACCTCAACCCTTAGGTCCCATCAAttaattcacactggagagaaaccctttggGTGTCATATATGTGGAAAAGCCTTTAGCCAAAAAGGAAACCTTACTGTacaccagagaattcatactggcgAGAAGCCCTTTGAATGTAACGAGTGTGGAAAAGGCTTTGACCGAGGGGCAGCCCTTATTGATCATAAGAGAagtcacactggagagaagccataTGGATGCGATGATTGTGGGAAAGCTTTTGCTACAGATTCATCTCTCAAGTCACACCAGATAATTCACGCTGGAAAGAAACTCTTTCATTGCCCTCAATGTGGGGTGACATTTAGGCACCGGGTCAATCTTGCCATACATCAGAAAACTCATGCCAGAGAGAAACCCTCTGCAAGCACTGAATGTGGGAAATCCCACAATCAGAAGGGAATTTTCACAGAACACCCGAAAATTCACagtgatgaaaaataa